The genomic interval GTAGTTGGTGTGCGCTTCGAAATCCGTCCCCGGGGCGGTCATTCCATTGCAGACGGGGTCGCCGGGCGCGCAGTAGTCGTGGAAGCGAGCGGTATACGGCTCGGGCACAGCCTGGTCCCGGGTGCGCAGCGGGCTGCCGAAGAACAGCACGGCGCTGATTCGTGCGCTGAGTTCGGCGGGAATGGTGACGGCGACGGGTCCGCCGACCGTGGCCGAGCTGCTGTCCATGCCGATGGAATTGCCGACCACGTTGGCGCCCTGGGAGTAGCCCGCCAGCACGAATACCTGATCCGGACAGGCCGCGGCCTGGGTCCGAAGGTGGGCGACCAGGTCCTGATTGCCGATCGGCACGCCGCGGGCACCGATCAGGTCGGCCGGGTAGGCCACGTTGTACTGGCTCCAGCTGCGCTCGGGGGCCGCCTCGCGCAGGGCCGCGTAGAGCGGTTCGCCGACGTTGTAGTCGGGAATCGCATCCGGAGCGGCGAAGAACAGTCCGTCGTCGAAGTCGGTGCCACGGGCCATGATCAGCTGCGCGTCGGTGCAGCCCGGATCCGCCGACGCGGTCGCCGCGAGCGATACCGGGCTGAGGAGGGCGGCTGCGAGCACTCCCGCGGACAACAACTGACGTCGCGACATGGCGTTCCTTCGTGCGGTTCGATATGAAAACCGAACGTTACGCTGTATTCGCCCCTGGCGGAACAGCGCCTCCCACCAGGCGGGTGCCGCTCACTTGTTCTGCGGAAAGCCGAGTTCCAGGCCGCCGTGGCTGGGGTCGAGCCAGCGCGTGGTGACCGCCTTACCGCGGGTGAAGAAGTGGACCGCGTCGGTGCCGTGCGCGTGCGAGTCTCCGAAGAGCGAGTTCTTCCAGCCACCGAAACTGTAGTAGGCCATGGGAACCGGGATCGGCACGTTGATGCCGACCATGCCGACCTCGACCTCGTAGTGGAAGCGGCGGGCGGCGCCGCCGTCGTTGGTGAAGATGGCGGTGCCGTTGCCATAGGGGTTGGCGTTGATGAGGGCGAGCGCGTCGTCGTAGGTGCCGACCCGCACGACCGACAGCACCGGGCCGAAGATCTCATCGGTGTAGACGCTCATCTCCGGCTCGACGTGATCGAGAATCGTTGGGCCCAGCCAGAATCCGGCCGCGGCACCGTCGGCCTCGATACTCCGGCCGTCGAGCGCGACGGTGGCTCCCGCGGTCTCGCCGGCCTCGATGTACCGCGCCACGCGGTCACGATGCTCGCGGGTGACCAGCGGCCCCATGTCGACGCTGCGGGTGCCGTCACCGGTCTTGATGGTCGCGGCCCGCTGGGTGATCTTCCCGACCAGCTCGTCGCCGACCGGATCGACCGCCAGCACCACGCTGATCGCCATGCAGCGCTCACCCGCGGACCCGAACCCGGCGTTCACCGCGGCGTCGGCGGCCAGATCCAGATCGGCGTCCGGCAGCACCACCATATGGTTCTTCGCGCCGCCGAGCGCCTGCACCCGCTTGCCGTTCGAGGTGCCGCGCTGGTACACATACCGCGCGATCGGCGTGGACCCGACGAACGACACCGCCTTGATCGCCGGATTGTCGAGCAGCTCGTCCACGGCGTCCTTGTCGCCCTGCAATACGTTGAAAACCCCGGCGGGCAAACCCGCTTCGGCCCACAGCTCGGCCAGCCACAGCGACGACGACGGGTCTTTCTCGCTCGGCTTCAACACCACGGTGTTGCCCGCGGCGATCGCCACCGGGAAGAACCACATCGGCACCATCGCCGGGAAATTGAACGGCGAGATCACCGCCACCGGGCCCAGCGGCTGCCGGACGGAGAAGATGTCGACCTTCGTCGACGCGTTCTCCGTGTACCCGCCCTTGAGCAAATGCGGTACCCCGCAAGCGAATTCGACGACCTCCAGGCCCCGGCTGACCTCGCCCATCGCATCGGCGTGCACCTTGCCGTGCTCGGCGGTGATCAGCGCCGCCAACTCTTCCTTGCGGTCGTTCAGCAGTTCCCGGAACCGGAACATGATCTGCGTCCGGTGGGCCAGCGAGGTATCCCGCCACTCCGCGAAAGCCGCTGCGGCCGAGGCGATCACGGCTTGCGCGTCGGCCTGGTTCGCCAGCGCCACCTGACCGGTGACCGCCCCGGTCGCCGGATTCGTCACCGGCGCGGTCCGCGCACTCGTCCCACCGAATGCCTTACCGTCGAGCCAGTGCGCGATTGTCTGCATGATCGTCCTCGATTCGGTCGGTGCGTCCGGGCATTGCGCCTCAATCCTGCCCGCGCACCTGGGCGCCCGCACCGGAAATGGGGAGACCCCAAGGGTCTTGCCTTCCCTTGGGGTCCTGTATGCCACCCAATTCGCACAACCGGATCGGTGGGATCGGATCACACTCACCGCGACGCGTCCTACGTTTGGACCATCTCCCATCGATAAATGGCTGGGAGAGCCGGGGTTGAACCGGCACCTCGTCGCTCCGCGTCCTTTCCTCGTGATCGGTGTTCGGTGGCGAATACTCAAGCTGGAGCGAGAATCTGAACTTTACGCACGGCTTGATCGACCGCCGGGGTTCCCGGGCGAGAACCGGGTCCCGTCTGGTCACCGTGTCATTCAGTCTGAACTTCAGTTTGAGTTTCGCGCCTTTTCGGCGCACCCCCGCGCTCCAGCGGGGGAGTTCTCCGGCTCAGCGACGGCGCGTCAACGCTCGCCCACGTGCGCAGTGCGGAACAGATAATCGAAGATCACCTTGCCGGTCTTCTGATCGGTGACCTCGCTGCCGTTGGCCTCTTCGCGCGCGAACTTCACCGCCTGCTGCAACTTCTCGATCCGCGCGGTGAGCTCGTTGATGCGCCGCGCGGGCAGCGCGCCGCTGAACTTCACCGTGGTCCAGTAGCCGACGGCGATGTCCTCGTAGTACACCTCCACCTGCGCCGGGTGCTTCTCGGTCGCCTCGGCCTTGACGTGGTTGCGCGGCACCTTCTTGGTCCGGATGGTGCGGACCGGGTCGGTGCGCCAGGTGTCGGTGGAATCGTCGAACGACCACGCCTCGGCCGCGTCGAGCACCGGCAGCCGCTTCACGAAGGTCTGCAGATCGGCCAGCTGCTTCTCCAGGAACAGCAGGTAGGACACCGGGACATCGGTCAGCAGCGTCTCGCCGTCGACCGTGATGTCGGCCTTGGCCGCGCAGTTCGCCCAATCCTTGGTGGCGGTCACGTCGAACAGCCGGGTCAGCGTGCTCGCGGTTTGCCGCAGCACTTCCTCCGATTTCACCTGCACCCGAGTCGACTCCGGCGGAAGCTGCTCGCCCTCCTCGTCCTTGGGCTGGTAGGCGCGCGTGATACCGGCCAGCAAACCCGGCTTGTTCAGCAGGTTCTGCTTCTCCGCCAGCTCCCGCAGCGAGGAGCTCTTCACGCCCTTCTCCACGGCGATGATCTGATTCAGCTTTGTCATCTCCACCTCCCCGCAACGCCCACGCGCCGCTCGCAAATGTCCTCCGCGGCACCAGTTCTCGATGCCCCCACGTTGCTGCGGCCACAGTACCCAGCCCCGCCGCGGGCCGCATCCCAATTATCGGCCGGTGGTGAAATCCACAGCGATTCGGCATTGTCGGCGCTCCGCCGCCGGACCAGACTGGGCGGATGGGAGGACAGGTAGATCAGGATGTGCTGGCGCGGTGGGTGCGGTTGGCGGGTGCGGGGGCCGAGCCGGTGGGCGCCGATCTGGTGCGTCGCTACCGCGAGCCGCATCGGCGTTATCACACGGTCGAGCACCTGGCGATGATGCTCGGCGTCATCGACGAGCTCGCCGCCGACGCGGCGGACCCGGACGCGGTGCGCTACGCCGCGTTCTTCCACGACGCGGTCTATGCCGTGGACCGGCCCGACAACGAGGAACGCAGCGCGGAGCTCGCCGAGGACGTGCTCGGAAAGCTCGGTGCCGCACCCGATCTCGTGCGCGAGGTGGGCAGGATCGTCCGCCTCACCGCCGCACACGACCCGGCGGCCGGGGACCGGAACGGTGCAGTCCTGTGCGACGCCGACCTGGTGATCCTCGCCGCCGACGCACCCGGCTATGCCGCTTACACGGCCGCCGTCCGAGCCGAATACCAGCACGTCCCCGACGATCTGTTCCGTGCCGGGCGCGCCGCCGTCCTCCAGGGCTTGGCTCGGCAGCCGCGCCTCTTCCGGACGCCCACTGCCAGGGCGCGTTTCGAAGCGGCCGCCCGCACCAATCTGGCTACCGAACTGGCGGCGCTCACGGCCGCGCGATAGCCCGGAAATCGCCTGAGCGGCACCAACTTCCGATTCCGTCATACCGCGAACGGAACCGCGCGCCGGAATTAATCTCCGAAGGAACACAGCCACGATGCTCGGAGTTGGAGCGGACATGACAACGCTTGGTTTGATCGGCAGCGGACGCATCGGCGGCACGGTGGCGCGGCTCGCCGTGGACGCCGGACTCGAAGTGGTACTGAGCAATTCGCGCGGTCCCGAAACCCTCGCCGACCTGGTGGCCGATCTCGGTTCCCGGGCCCGCGCCGCCACCGCGGCAGAAGCCGCCGAAGCCGGCGACCTCGTGGTCGTCACCACGCCGTTCCGGGTCTACCGCGACGTGCCGGCCGCTCCGCTGTCGGGCAAGGTCGTGCTCGACACCACCAACTACAACGCCGAGCGCGACGGCACGATACAGGAAATCGAAGACGGCACCGTCACCAACAGCGAACTGGTGCAACGGCATCTGTCCGCCTCGAAGGTCGTCAAAGTGTTCAACACCATCTTCTTCCCGCACCTGGCCGCCCTGCCCCGGCCCGCCGGCGCCGCGGACCGCTCCGCCCTGCCCATCGCGGGCGACGACACCACCGCCAAGACCAGCGCCGCCGCCTTCCTCGACACCCTCGGCTTCGACACCGTCGACATCGGCCCGCTCGCGGAGTCCTGGCGGCTGCACCCCGGCACCCCCGCCTACGGCACGCCCTACGCCGCCGGTACGCCCTTCTGGGAACACGACGCCAGCCCGGCCGGCACCGCCGCCATCCGCGCCGCCGTCGAAAAAGCCACCCGCTGAGCGGCACCTCGAAAGCCTTTCGCGCACGAGCTCGGTGCTTCGTGGCCGGTCGGCATCGGGTGCGAAACCTCAGGTGAGGATGAGCAGTTCGGTGGGGGAGGCGATTTCGGTGCGCAGACCGGACTTTTCGGCGACTCGGGCGACCCCCTTGATGTCGGTGGGGTCGGCCCGCGTCATAACCAGGGCGCGGGCGAGCAGGCCCTTGTGGTGTTTGTTGAAGTGACTCACCACCGTCCGGGATCCGTCGGGATGTTCGGTCAGCACGTTGGCGGTGACGGCTCCCGGGACACGGCCG from Nocardia goodfellowii carries:
- a CDS encoding cutinase family protein, whose product is MSRRQLLSAGVLAAALLSPVSLAATASADPGCTDAQLIMARGTDFDDGLFFAAPDAIPDYNVGEPLYAALREAAPERSWSQYNVAYPADLIGARGVPIGNQDLVAHLRTQAAACPDQVFVLAGYSQGANVVGNSIGMDSSSATVGGPVAVTIPAELSARISAVLFFGSPLRTRDQAVPEPYTARFHDYCAPGDPVCNGMTAPGTDFEAHTNYQHFMPEAARFVVARL
- a CDS encoding CoA-acylating methylmalonate-semialdehyde dehydrogenase, with product MQTIAHWLDGKAFGGTSARTAPVTNPATGAVTGQVALANQADAQAVIASAAAAFAEWRDTSLAHRTQIMFRFRELLNDRKEELAALITAEHGKVHADAMGEVSRGLEVVEFACGVPHLLKGGYTENASTKVDIFSVRQPLGPVAVISPFNFPAMVPMWFFPVAIAAGNTVVLKPSEKDPSSSLWLAELWAEAGLPAGVFNVLQGDKDAVDELLDNPAIKAVSFVGSTPIARYVYQRGTSNGKRVQALGGAKNHMVVLPDADLDLAADAAVNAGFGSAGERCMAISVVLAVDPVGDELVGKITQRAATIKTGDGTRSVDMGPLVTREHRDRVARYIEAGETAGATVALDGRSIEADGAAAGFWLGPTILDHVEPEMSVYTDEIFGPVLSVVRVGTYDDALALINANPYGNGTAIFTNDGGAARRFHYEVEVGMVGINVPIPVPMAYYSFGGWKNSLFGDSHAHGTDAVHFFTRGKAVTTRWLDPSHGGLELGFPQNK
- a CDS encoding DUF7873 family protein produces the protein MTKLNQIIAVEKGVKSSSLRELAEKQNLLNKPGLLAGITRAYQPKDEEGEQLPPESTRVQVKSEEVLRQTASTLTRLFDVTATKDWANCAAKADITVDGETLLTDVPVSYLLFLEKQLADLQTFVKRLPVLDAAEAWSFDDSTDTWRTDPVRTIRTKKVPRNHVKAEATEKHPAQVEVYYEDIAVGYWTTVKFSGALPARRINELTARIEKLQQAVKFAREEANGSEVTDQKTGKVIFDYLFRTAHVGER
- a CDS encoding HD domain-containing protein — encoded protein: MGGQVDQDVLARWVRLAGAGAEPVGADLVRRYREPHRRYHTVEHLAMMLGVIDELAADAADPDAVRYAAFFHDAVYAVDRPDNEERSAELAEDVLGKLGAAPDLVREVGRIVRLTAAHDPAAGDRNGAVLCDADLVILAADAPGYAAYTAAVRAEYQHVPDDLFRAGRAAVLQGLARQPRLFRTPTARARFEAAARTNLATELAALTAAR
- a CDS encoding NADPH-dependent F420 reductase translates to MTTLGLIGSGRIGGTVARLAVDAGLEVVLSNSRGPETLADLVADLGSRARAATAAEAAEAGDLVVVTTPFRVYRDVPAAPLSGKVVLDTTNYNAERDGTIQEIEDGTVTNSELVQRHLSASKVVKVFNTIFFPHLAALPRPAGAADRSALPIAGDDTTAKTSAAAFLDTLGFDTVDIGPLAESWRLHPGTPAYGTPYAAGTPFWEHDASPAGTAAIRAAVEKATR